Proteins encoded within one genomic window of Lagenorhynchus albirostris chromosome 9, mLagAlb1.1, whole genome shotgun sequence:
- the RBM14 gene encoding RNA-binding protein 14 isoform X1 — MKIFVGNVDGADTTPEELAALFAPYGTVMSCAVMKQFAFVHMRENAGALRAIEALHGHELRPGRALVVEMSRPRPLNTWKIFVGNVSAACTSQELRSLFERRGRVIECDVVKDYAFVHMEKEADAKAAIAQLNGKEVKGKRINVELSTKGQKKGPGLAIQSGDKTKKPGAGDTAFPGTGGFSATFDYQQAFGNSTGGFDGQARQPTPPFFGRDRSPLRRSPPRASYVAPLTAQPATYRAQPSASLGAAYRAQPSASLGVGYRTQPMTAQAASYRAQPSVSLGAPYRGQLASPSSQSAAASSLGPYGGAQPSASALSSYGGQPAAASSLNSYGAQGSSLASYGNQPSSYGAQAASSYGVRAAASSYNTQGAASSLGSYGAQAASYGAQSAASSLAYGAQAASYSAQPSASYNAQSAPYAAQQAASYSSQPAAYVAQPATAAAYASQPAAYAAQATTPMAGSYGAQPVVQTQLNSYGAQASMGLSGSYGAQSAAAATGSYGAAAAYGAQPSATLAAPYRTQSSASLAASYAAQQHPQAAASYRGQPGNAYDGAGQPSAAYLSMSQGAVANANSTPPPYERTRLSPPRASYDDPYKKAVAMSKRYGSDRRLAELSDYRRLSESQLSFRRSPTKSSLDYRRLPDAHSDYARYSGSYNDYLRAAQMHSGYQRRM; from the exons ATGAAGATATTCGTGGGAAACGTCGATGGGGCGGATACGACGCCGGAGGAGCTAGCAGCTCTCTTTGCGCCCTACGGCACGGTCATGAGCTGCGCCGTCATGAAACAGTTCGCCTTCGTGCACATGCGCGAGAACGCGGGCGCGCTGCGCGCCATCGAGGCCCTGCATGGCCACGAGCTGCGGCCGGGGCGCGCGCTCGTGGTGGAGATGTCGCGCCCACGGCCTCTTAACACTTGGAAGATATTCGTGGGCAATGTATCGGCTGCGTGCACGAGCCAGGAATTGCGCAGCCTCTTCGAGCGCCGCGGACGCGTCATCGAGTGTGACGTGGTGAAAG ACTACGCGTTTGTTCACATGGAGAAGGAAGCAGATGCCAAAGCCGCCATCGCGCAGCTCAACGGCAAAGAAGTGAAGGGCAAGCGCATCAACGTGGAACTCTCAACCAAGGGTCAGAAGAAGGGGCCTGGCCTGGCTATCCAGTCTGGGGACAAGACCAAGAAACCAGGGGCTGGGGATACGGCATTCCCCGGAACTGGTGGCTTCTCTGCCACCTTCGACTACCAGCAGGCTTTTGGCAACAGCACTGGTGGCTTTGATGGGCAAGCCCGTCAGCCCACACCACCCTTCTTTGGTCGCGACCGCAGCCCCCTGCGCCGTTCACCTCCCCGAGCCTCGTATGTGGCTCCTCTGACGGCCCAACCAGCCACCTACCGGGCCCAGCCCTCAGCGTCACTGGGCGCTGCCTACAGGGCCCAGCCTTCTGCCTCTCTGGGTGTCGGTTATCGGACTCAGCCCATGACAGCCCAGGCAGCCTCTTACCGCGCTCAGCCCTCTGTTTCCCTTGGGGCCCCATACAGGGGCCAGCTGGCTAGCCCTAGCTCCCAGTCTGCCGCAGCTTCCTCGCTTGGTCCATATGGTGGAGCCCAGCCCTCGGCCTCGGCCCTCTCCTCCTATGGGGGTCAGCCAGCTGCGGCTTCTTCGCTCAACTCCTATGGGGCTCAGGGCTCCTCCCTTGCCTCCTATGGTAACCAGCCATCCTCTTATGGGGCGCAGGCTGCCTCTTCCTATGGGGTTCGTGCGGCTGCCTCCTCCTACAACACCCAGGGAGCAGCTTCCTCCCTAGGCTCCTATGGGGCCCAGGCAGCCTCCTATGGGGCCCAGTCTGCAGCCTCTTCACTAGCTTATGGGGCCCAGGCAGCTTCTTACAGTGCCCAGCCTTCGGCCTCTTATAATGCCCAGTCTGCCCCATACGCTGCACAACAGGCTGCTTCTTATTCTTCCCAACCTGCTGCCTATGTGGCACAACCAGCTACAGCTGCTGCTTATGCTAGCCAGCCAGCTGCGTATGCTGCACAAGCCACTACCCCAATGGCTGGCTCCTATGGGGCCCAGCCAGTTGTTCAGACCCAGCTGAATAGTTATGGAGCTCAAGCATCAATGGGCCTATCAGGCTCGTATGGGGCTCAGTCAGCTGCTGCGGCCACTGGCTCCTATGGTGCTGCAGCTGCCTACGGGGCCCAACCTTCTGCCACCCTGGCAGCTCCTTACCGCACTCAATCATCAGCCTCATTGGCTGCTTCCTATGCTGCACAGCAGCATCCTCAGGCTGCTGCCTCCTACCGTGGCCAGCCGGGCAATGCCTACGATGGGGCAGGTCAGCCGTCTGCAGCCTACCTGTCCATGTCCCAGGGGGCCGTTGCCAACGCCAACAGCACCCCGCCGCCCTATGAGCGTACGCGCCTCTCCCCACCCCGGGCCAGCTACGACGATCCGTACAAAAAGGCTGTCGCCATGTCGAAAAG GTATGGTTCCGACCGGCGTTTAGCCGAGCTCTCTGATTACCGCCGTTTATCAGAGTCGCAGCTTTCGTTCCGCCGCTCGCCGACAAAGTCCTCGCTGGATTACCGTCGCCTGCCCGATGCCCATTCCGATTACGCACGCTATTCGGGCTCCTATAATGATTACCTGCGGGCAGCTCAGATGCACTCTGGCTACCAGCGCCGCATGTAG
- the RBM14 gene encoding RNA-binding protein 14 isoform X2, which produces MEKEADAKAAIAQLNGKEVKGKRINVELSTKGQKKGPGLAIQSGDKTKKPGAGDTAFPGTGGFSATFDYQQAFGNSTGGFDGQARQPTPPFFGRDRSPLRRSPPRASYVAPLTAQPATYRAQPSASLGAAYRAQPSASLGVGYRTQPMTAQAASYRAQPSVSLGAPYRGQLASPSSQSAAASSLGPYGGAQPSASALSSYGGQPAAASSLNSYGAQGSSLASYGNQPSSYGAQAASSYGVRAAASSYNTQGAASSLGSYGAQAASYGAQSAASSLAYGAQAASYSAQPSASYNAQSAPYAAQQAASYSSQPAAYVAQPATAAAYASQPAAYAAQATTPMAGSYGAQPVVQTQLNSYGAQASMGLSGSYGAQSAAAATGSYGAAAAYGAQPSATLAAPYRTQSSASLAASYAAQQHPQAAASYRGQPGNAYDGAGQPSAAYLSMSQGAVANANSTPPPYERTRLSPPRASYDDPYKKAVAMSKRYGSDRRLAELSDYRRLSESQLSFRRSPTKSSLDYRRLPDAHSDYARYSGSYNDYLRAAQMHSGYQRRM; this is translated from the exons ATGGAGAAGGAAGCAGATGCCAAAGCCGCCATCGCGCAGCTCAACGGCAAAGAAGTGAAGGGCAAGCGCATCAACGTGGAACTCTCAACCAAGGGTCAGAAGAAGGGGCCTGGCCTGGCTATCCAGTCTGGGGACAAGACCAAGAAACCAGGGGCTGGGGATACGGCATTCCCCGGAACTGGTGGCTTCTCTGCCACCTTCGACTACCAGCAGGCTTTTGGCAACAGCACTGGTGGCTTTGATGGGCAAGCCCGTCAGCCCACACCACCCTTCTTTGGTCGCGACCGCAGCCCCCTGCGCCGTTCACCTCCCCGAGCCTCGTATGTGGCTCCTCTGACGGCCCAACCAGCCACCTACCGGGCCCAGCCCTCAGCGTCACTGGGCGCTGCCTACAGGGCCCAGCCTTCTGCCTCTCTGGGTGTCGGTTATCGGACTCAGCCCATGACAGCCCAGGCAGCCTCTTACCGCGCTCAGCCCTCTGTTTCCCTTGGGGCCCCATACAGGGGCCAGCTGGCTAGCCCTAGCTCCCAGTCTGCCGCAGCTTCCTCGCTTGGTCCATATGGTGGAGCCCAGCCCTCGGCCTCGGCCCTCTCCTCCTATGGGGGTCAGCCAGCTGCGGCTTCTTCGCTCAACTCCTATGGGGCTCAGGGCTCCTCCCTTGCCTCCTATGGTAACCAGCCATCCTCTTATGGGGCGCAGGCTGCCTCTTCCTATGGGGTTCGTGCGGCTGCCTCCTCCTACAACACCCAGGGAGCAGCTTCCTCCCTAGGCTCCTATGGGGCCCAGGCAGCCTCCTATGGGGCCCAGTCTGCAGCCTCTTCACTAGCTTATGGGGCCCAGGCAGCTTCTTACAGTGCCCAGCCTTCGGCCTCTTATAATGCCCAGTCTGCCCCATACGCTGCACAACAGGCTGCTTCTTATTCTTCCCAACCTGCTGCCTATGTGGCACAACCAGCTACAGCTGCTGCTTATGCTAGCCAGCCAGCTGCGTATGCTGCACAAGCCACTACCCCAATGGCTGGCTCCTATGGGGCCCAGCCAGTTGTTCAGACCCAGCTGAATAGTTATGGAGCTCAAGCATCAATGGGCCTATCAGGCTCGTATGGGGCTCAGTCAGCTGCTGCGGCCACTGGCTCCTATGGTGCTGCAGCTGCCTACGGGGCCCAACCTTCTGCCACCCTGGCAGCTCCTTACCGCACTCAATCATCAGCCTCATTGGCTGCTTCCTATGCTGCACAGCAGCATCCTCAGGCTGCTGCCTCCTACCGTGGCCAGCCGGGCAATGCCTACGATGGGGCAGGTCAGCCGTCTGCAGCCTACCTGTCCATGTCCCAGGGGGCCGTTGCCAACGCCAACAGCACCCCGCCGCCCTATGAGCGTACGCGCCTCTCCCCACCCCGGGCCAGCTACGACGATCCGTACAAAAAGGCTGTCGCCATGTCGAAAAG GTATGGTTCCGACCGGCGTTTAGCCGAGCTCTCTGATTACCGCCGTTTATCAGAGTCGCAGCTTTCGTTCCGCCGCTCGCCGACAAAGTCCTCGCTGGATTACCGTCGCCTGCCCGATGCCCATTCCGATTACGCACGCTATTCGGGCTCCTATAATGATTACCTGCGGGCAGCTCAGATGCACTCTGGCTACCAGCGCCGCATGTAG
- the RBM14 gene encoding RNA-binding protein 14 isoform X4, whose product MKIFVGNVDGADTTPEELAALFAPYGTVMSCAVMKQFAFVHMRENAGALRAIEALHGHELRPGRALVVEMSRPRPLNTWKIFVGNVSAACTSQELRSLFERRGRVIECDVVKGMVPTGV is encoded by the exons ATGAAGATATTCGTGGGAAACGTCGATGGGGCGGATACGACGCCGGAGGAGCTAGCAGCTCTCTTTGCGCCCTACGGCACGGTCATGAGCTGCGCCGTCATGAAACAGTTCGCCTTCGTGCACATGCGCGAGAACGCGGGCGCGCTGCGCGCCATCGAGGCCCTGCATGGCCACGAGCTGCGGCCGGGGCGCGCGCTCGTGGTGGAGATGTCGCGCCCACGGCCTCTTAACACTTGGAAGATATTCGTGGGCAATGTATCGGCTGCGTGCACGAGCCAGGAATTGCGCAGCCTCTTCGAGCGCCGCGGACGCGTCATCGAGTGTGACGTGGTGAAAG GTATGGTTCCGACCGGCGTTTAG
- the RBM14 gene encoding RNA-binding protein 14 isoform X3, which translates to MKIFVGNVDGADTTPEELAALFAPYGTVMSCAVMKQFAFVHMRENAGALRAIEALHGHELRPGRALVVEMSRPRPLNTWKIFVGNVSAACTSQELRSLFERRGRVIECDVVKDYAFVHMEKEADAKAAIAQLNGKEVKGKRINVELSTKGMVPTGV; encoded by the exons ATGAAGATATTCGTGGGAAACGTCGATGGGGCGGATACGACGCCGGAGGAGCTAGCAGCTCTCTTTGCGCCCTACGGCACGGTCATGAGCTGCGCCGTCATGAAACAGTTCGCCTTCGTGCACATGCGCGAGAACGCGGGCGCGCTGCGCGCCATCGAGGCCCTGCATGGCCACGAGCTGCGGCCGGGGCGCGCGCTCGTGGTGGAGATGTCGCGCCCACGGCCTCTTAACACTTGGAAGATATTCGTGGGCAATGTATCGGCTGCGTGCACGAGCCAGGAATTGCGCAGCCTCTTCGAGCGCCGCGGACGCGTCATCGAGTGTGACGTGGTGAAAG ACTACGCGTTTGTTCACATGGAGAAGGAAGCAGATGCCAAAGCCGCCATCGCGCAGCTCAACGGCAAAGAAGTGAAGGGCAAGCGCATCAACGTGGAACTCTCAACCAAGG GTATGGTTCCGACCGGCGTTTAG